A single window of Flavobacterium aestivum DNA harbors:
- a CDS encoding helix-turn-helix domain-containing protein, which yields MSTTIEEFLKEFGKSVKSEREARKFTLEDMEFHTGIDTSDFNKIELGKTNITFRTFLKVAQGLEIHPKELLNFDLKNIDTHK from the coding sequence ATGAGTACTACAATTGAAGAGTTTTTAAAAGAATTTGGTAAGAGTGTAAAAAGTGAAAGAGAAGCGCGAAAATTCACATTAGAAGATATGGAGTTTCACACAGGAATTGACACTAGTGATTTTAATAAAATAGAGTTAGGTAAAACAAATATTACTTTTAGAACTTTTTTGAAGGTAGCGCAAGGGCTCGAAATCCACCCGAAAGAATTATTAAATTTCGATTTAAAAAATATAGATACTCATAAATAA
- a CDS encoding SusC/RagA family TonB-linked outer membrane protein has protein sequence MKTFSLNKGLAALWYPLIFSFYLFCTPALARNTLQFSVSQQQTITGTITDGTTPLSGVTIKLKGTTTSVVSDFDGKYSIKAQTNDVLIFSYLGYKTIEILVGNHKNIDVKMMDDTTTLREVTVNAGYYSVKEKERTGSIAKITSKEIEKQPVNNVLATMQGRMAGVNITQNTGMPGGGFNIEIRGQNSLRLDGNNPLYIIDGVPYSSQDIGSGYTSGNIPGQNNPFNSINPGDIANIEVLKDADATAIYGSRGANGVVLITTKKGKEGKTAFTTTYSNGFGQVVHFMNLMKTPVYLAMRREAFVNDGVTTYPADAYDVNGTWDQTRNTDWQKEIIGGTATYTNVQSSLSGGSAQTQFLLSGNYNKETTVFRGDFDYIKANGHLSVNHESENKKFKINFTTGYTAQFNTLPSIDLTRDALTLVPNAPTLYDASGNLNWENNTFDNPLAKLQGGIKGETYDFLANTLLSYELGLGFIAKASLGYTDLRQEQLNLLPSTIYNPAYGLGSEVSSVFTNTLGRSSWIIEPQLGWNHTIGKGKIEVLAGSTFQKQKGNQLVSVSEGFASNSLMENPASAAFYLILNSDETVYKYQAFFGRVNLNWHSKYLLNLTGRRDGSSRFGPGRQFATFGAIGAAWVFGEEDFIKEKMPFFSFGKLRASYGTSGNDQIGDYQYLDTYSTSGYTYQGIGGIQPTRLFNPDFGWETNRKLELALETGFLNDRIFSTVAWFQNRSSNQLVGIPLPGTTGFSSLQANLDAEVQNSGLEVSLKTVNIKQKNFSWTTNFNLTSTKNKLLSFPGLEASSYKNQYVIGQPVNIVKVYHYTGLDANTGVYQFEDVNSDGILSAADDKKTIKDLSPKYYGGLQNQFRYGNVQLDFLFQFVKQLNFNENYRTSMPGTMVNQPAGVIQHWQNPGDAGPYQAYSDSNATLRAASTRFSQSDAAISDASYIRLKNVSLSFDLPHNWTKKLTCKLSLQGQNIFTITSYKGIDPEFRSSGYLPPLRVYTTCIQLTF, from the coding sequence ATGAAAACTTTTTCATTAAATAAAGGGTTGGCGGCACTTTGGTATCCGCTCATTTTCAGCTTCTACCTTTTCTGTACGCCAGCCTTAGCACGGAACACCTTGCAGTTTTCCGTTTCGCAACAGCAAACCATAACAGGAACCATTACTGATGGAACTACACCTTTGTCAGGTGTCACTATAAAATTAAAAGGGACTACAACCTCCGTAGTTTCTGACTTCGATGGGAAATATTCTATCAAGGCACAAACAAACGATGTTCTGATTTTTTCCTATCTGGGATATAAAACAATTGAAATTCTTGTGGGAAACCACAAGAATATAGATGTCAAAATGATGGATGACACCACCACGCTCAGGGAAGTAACCGTAAACGCTGGTTATTATTCCGTCAAGGAAAAAGAACGTACGGGAAGCATTGCAAAAATCACCTCCAAGGAAATAGAAAAACAACCAGTCAACAATGTATTGGCTACTATGCAAGGACGCATGGCTGGAGTGAACATCACGCAAAATACAGGAATGCCCGGCGGTGGCTTTAATATCGAAATCCGCGGACAGAACAGCCTTCGTTTGGACGGCAACAATCCTTTATATATTATTGACGGTGTTCCTTATTCCTCACAGGATATCGGCAGCGGCTATACTTCGGGCAACATACCGGGTCAGAACAATCCGTTTAACAGTATCAACCCCGGAGATATTGCCAACATTGAAGTACTGAAAGATGCAGATGCCACTGCAATTTATGGCTCACGTGGAGCCAATGGTGTGGTACTGATTACCACTAAAAAAGGGAAAGAAGGCAAAACAGCATTTACCACCACCTATTCTAATGGATTTGGTCAGGTTGTCCACTTTATGAATCTGATGAAAACTCCTGTGTATCTCGCTATGCGAAGAGAAGCCTTTGTCAATGATGGTGTTACAACTTATCCAGCAGATGCTTATGATGTCAATGGCACTTGGGATCAAACCCGAAATACAGACTGGCAGAAAGAAATTATTGGGGGTACCGCGACTTATACCAATGTTCAGTCTTCACTATCCGGAGGTTCGGCGCAAACCCAATTCCTTCTGAGTGGAAATTACAATAAGGAAACTACAGTCTTTCGCGGAGATTTTGACTATATCAAAGCCAATGGACATCTAAGTGTTAACCACGAATCAGAAAATAAAAAATTCAAAATCAACTTTACCACGGGGTATACCGCGCAGTTCAATACCCTGCCCTCTATTGACCTTACACGTGATGCGCTTACTTTGGTACCCAATGCTCCGACATTATATGATGCTTCTGGCAACCTGAATTGGGAGAATAACACTTTCGATAACCCACTGGCTAAATTGCAGGGAGGAATAAAAGGAGAAACTTATGACTTTTTAGCCAATACATTGTTGTCATATGAGCTGGGTTTAGGATTTATCGCGAAAGCCAGTTTAGGCTATACTGATCTCAGACAGGAACAACTTAATCTATTGCCCTCCACGATATACAATCCGGCTTATGGACTCGGCAGTGAAGTTTCTTCCGTATTTACAAATACCTTGGGCCGTAGTTCATGGATTATAGAGCCACAATTGGGCTGGAACCATACCATAGGCAAAGGAAAAATTGAAGTTTTGGCGGGAAGCACTTTCCAAAAGCAAAAAGGCAATCAATTGGTCAGTGTATCAGAAGGCTTTGCCAGTAACAGCCTGATGGAAAATCCTGCTTCTGCGGCATTCTATTTGATTTTAAACAGTGATGAAACCGTATACAAATACCAAGCCTTTTTTGGAAGGGTTAACCTCAACTGGCACAGCAAATACCTTCTGAATCTGACTGGCAGACGTGATGGATCAAGCCGTTTTGGACCCGGCAGGCAGTTCGCCACCTTTGGCGCTATCGGTGCAGCATGGGTATTTGGTGAAGAAGATTTCATAAAAGAAAAGATGCCCTTTTTCAGCTTTGGGAAATTACGTGCCAGCTATGGAACCAGCGGTAACGACCAAATTGGGGATTATCAGTATTTAGATACCTATAGTACTTCGGGTTATACCTATCAGGGCATTGGCGGGATACAGCCCACAAGGCTTTTTAATCCTGATTTTGGCTGGGAAACCAATAGAAAATTAGAACTGGCACTGGAGACAGGATTCCTAAACGACCGCATATTTTCTACCGTGGCTTGGTTCCAAAACCGCTCTTCCAATCAATTGGTGGGTATTCCTCTTCCGGGTACCACTGGATTTAGCTCCTTGCAGGCTAATCTGGATGCAGAGGTACAAAACAGCGGACTGGAGGTGAGTCTAAAAACCGTGAATATCAAACAAAAGAACTTCAGCTGGACCACAAACTTTAACCTAACAAGCACTAAAAATAAACTGTTGTCTTTTCCGGGACTCGAAGCCTCGTCCTATAAAAACCAATACGTTATCGGGCAGCCTGTGAATATCGTTAAGGTGTATCATTACACCGGACTGGATGCCAATACTGGCGTTTATCAATTTGAAGATGTCAATAGTGATGGCATTCTTTCAGCCGCTGATGATAAAAAGACAATCAAAGACCTGAGCCCGAAATACTACGGAGGATTGCAAAACCAATTCCGCTATGGTAATGTACAGCTGGATTTTCTTTTCCAATTTGTCAAGCAGTTGAATTTTAATGAAAACTACAGAACATCAATGCCTGGTACCATGGTTAATCAACCCGCTGGGGTAATCCAGCATTGGCAAAATCCGGGCGATGCAGGTCCTTACCAAGCCTATAGTGATAGTAATGCAACTCTGAGAGCTGCCAGTACGCGCTTTTCCCAAAGTGATGCCGCCATCAGCGATGCCTCGTATATCCGTTTAAAAAACGTTTCGCTTTCTTTCGATTTGCCGCACAACTGGACAAAGAAGCTTACCTGTAAACTGAGCCTGCAAGGCCAGAACATATTCACGATCACTTCTTATAAAGGGATTGATCCGGAATTTCGATCCTCGGGGTATTTACCGCCTCTGCGTGTTTATACCACCTGTATCCAACTTACTTTTTAA
- a CDS encoding RagB/SusD family nutrient uptake outer membrane protein, protein MKKYNPFCLYHWSQQKKLIHVISLLLLMGMVSGLLTACDNFTDVDLPSSQLTATDVFENRATANAAMVDIYSKIRDHGLLTGYPSGLSSQLGLYADELKFYGLSGTGQANFYNNALLASDSEMSELWNSSYNQIYAANAVVEGVAKSTGLSAVDKSQLTGEALFVRALIHFYLVNTFGPVPYITTTDYRQNSVVHRMSETEVYIQIKTDMQQAAALLPAEYIGNERVRPNKWAAQAMLARICLYLQQWDEASNAASAVLNQSGLYIWPTGLDGVFGKESLSTVWQLMPAVTGANTYEGGTFIFTQGPPPSLAISAGLLGAFSSNDLRRGQWLKSVTDGTTTWYHANKYKEASNTGSSVEYSIVLRMAEQYLIRAEARAHSGDLIGAKEDLNKTRNLAGIGDTTAITTDEIIEAVLEERRLEFFTEFGHRFFDLKRTGKLDQMLSPLKPQWGTTDRLLPIPESELLLNPNLSPQNAGY, encoded by the coding sequence ATGAAAAAATATAATCCTTTCTGCTTATACCATTGGAGCCAGCAGAAAAAACTTATACACGTAATCTCCTTATTGCTTTTAATGGGGATGGTATCGGGTCTTTTGACGGCCTGTGATAATTTTACGGACGTGGATCTGCCCTCTTCACAGTTAACTGCTACCGATGTATTTGAAAATAGAGCCACAGCTAATGCGGCTATGGTTGATATCTATTCCAAAATCAGGGATCATGGACTCCTTACAGGTTATCCGTCGGGGCTTTCGAGCCAACTGGGTTTATACGCCGATGAATTGAAGTTTTATGGTCTTTCGGGTACCGGTCAGGCTAATTTTTACAATAATGCATTACTGGCTTCTGATTCAGAAATGAGCGAGTTATGGAACAGTAGTTACAATCAGATTTATGCTGCCAATGCTGTGGTGGAAGGCGTAGCAAAATCAACTGGGCTTTCAGCTGTTGATAAGTCCCAATTAACGGGGGAAGCACTTTTTGTGAGAGCGTTAATACATTTTTATCTGGTCAATACTTTTGGTCCGGTTCCCTATATCACCACTACTGACTACAGGCAAAATAGTGTGGTACATCGCATGTCCGAAACTGAGGTTTATATCCAGATTAAAACGGATATGCAGCAGGCAGCAGCCTTACTTCCTGCTGAGTATATCGGAAACGAGCGCGTACGTCCCAACAAATGGGCAGCACAGGCTATGCTGGCAAGGATATGCCTGTATCTGCAACAGTGGGATGAAGCTTCTAATGCGGCTTCAGCTGTTTTGAACCAATCGGGATTGTATATATGGCCAACAGGACTTGACGGAGTATTTGGCAAAGAGAGCCTTTCTACTGTTTGGCAGCTGATGCCAGCCGTTACGGGAGCCAATACCTACGAAGGGGGAACTTTTATTTTCACTCAGGGACCACCGCCATCACTGGCTATTAGTGCGGGACTTCTTGGAGCCTTCAGCAGTAATGACCTTCGTCGTGGCCAATGGCTTAAAAGCGTTACGGATGGTACTACAACTTGGTATCATGCCAACAAATACAAGGAAGCTTCCAATACAGGTTCTTCAGTGGAATATTCTATTGTGCTCAGAATGGCAGAGCAATACCTAATTCGTGCAGAAGCCCGTGCTCATAGCGGTGATTTAATTGGCGCTAAGGAAGACTTGAACAAAACACGAAATCTGGCAGGGATTGGTGATACAACCGCTATCACAACGGATGAAATCATTGAGGCTGTATTGGAAGAACGCCGTCTTGAATTTTTTACCGAATTCGGACACCGTTTCTTTGATTTGAAAAGAACAGGAAAACTAGACCAGATGTTATCGCCTTTGAAACCTCAATGGGGAACAACTGACCGTTTGCTGCCAATTCCTGAATCAGAACTTTTGCTTAACCCTAATCTTTCTCCACAAAATGCAGGCTATTAA
- a CDS encoding phage exclusion protein Lit family protein, translating to MNINHKIVLIKVYFLEQKNFVKCCFNKFILNKKTFYNPESHVGDLPIRVLQHNITYWLEIVSPEFYKTLLNEIQNNGLQRGIKYHIDKQKILHVASVNAASISSARQISTYETFNSYLWCICYALLVTFDEIIQKPHLKGNYTGLIDKKNKQVNAAIAVFKYGMSLRDNYSDWDKSIPNPEEFDCKYTYYVERANSLFTSAMFFILSHEVGHNYFNHVTYNPATAAQSLQEELDADNFALEQVLSCQNKDLIPTLKHGAVAGMCALLFLSPKLYKGGTYPDADNRIRNVMEKLNLKDLDLQWGMASLAFRLWGNYFKIDFETSKTSENYSEMFYEILSEMNKIKKT from the coding sequence ATGAATATAAATCATAAAATTGTTCTAATTAAAGTTTATTTTTTGGAGCAAAAGAATTTTGTAAAATGTTGTTTTAATAAATTCATTTTGAATAAAAAAACATTTTATAATCCAGAAAGTCATGTGGGTGATTTACCAATAAGAGTTTTACAGCACAATATAACTTATTGGCTGGAAATAGTCTCTCCGGAATTTTATAAAACATTATTAAATGAAATTCAAAATAATGGTTTACAAAGAGGAATAAAATATCATATTGATAAACAAAAAATCCTGCACGTTGCGAGCGTTAATGCTGCAAGTATAAGTTCCGCAAGGCAAATTAGCACTTATGAAACTTTTAATTCCTACCTATGGTGCATTTGTTATGCCCTGCTTGTCACATTTGATGAAATTATTCAAAAGCCACATTTAAAAGGAAATTACACTGGTTTAATAGATAAAAAAAATAAACAAGTAAACGCCGCTATCGCTGTGTTTAAGTATGGTATGTCCTTAAGGGATAATTATAGCGATTGGGATAAATCAATACCAAACCCTGAAGAATTTGATTGTAAATATACTTACTACGTCGAAAGAGCTAATTCTTTATTTACTTCCGCTATGTTTTTTATATTGAGTCATGAAGTTGGACATAATTATTTTAATCATGTAACATATAATCCGGCCACGGCGGCCCAATCACTTCAGGAAGAATTGGATGCAGACAATTTTGCATTAGAACAAGTTTTAAGTTGCCAAAATAAAGACTTAATTCCTACATTAAAACATGGAGCAGTAGCTGGTATGTGTGCATTATTATTTCTAAGTCCAAAACTTTATAAAGGAGGTACATACCCGGATGCTGATAATAGAATTAGAAATGTTATGGAAAAGCTTAATTTAAAGGATTTAGATTTACAATGGGGTATGGCATCATTAGCATTTAGATTATGGGGCAATTATTTTAAAATTGACTTTGAAACATCAAAAACTTCTGAAAACTATAGCGAGATGTTTTATGAAATCCTTTCAGAAATGAATAAAATAAAAAAAACATAA
- a CDS encoding S9 family peptidase, with protein sequence MQAIKSYKPFVAGLTGFIFWLVTCPQLWGQDNQKRFLTKEEYSLWSKLVARKLSNNGDWASYLLLYESKKDTLFVKSTKNNVTYYFPNAKDGEFNGESEFACIARDTLLLQNLSTGNLNKTPNVYDFAFSSNEHFLAVLIKQAQEKYTLEIKDATGKVQERISDVSQWYFEPKHTGVVYATASGENHSIGFINLENPIIKKMILSDSKSDFQSLIWKNNTIAFLQNTKDNLLLLHYNIKKDRLRKFDPISQKGFPLDMKISAELYNSLMVSDDGNRIFFWLKENEERLHTIDPDAVQIWNTQDRLLFDHKKYIGEISLLDKMAVWSLKENKFLQITDRQLPRGFLTADYTHALIYDPIAYEPQNNFEGPFDLYIVDLQTGKRKCILEQYTSDQIPIPSTDGNYLSYAKEGHWWIYDIKKDTHTHITLESSESFFKENQDMPVEASPYGIGGWTADGSIILYDKYDLWQIPWDGSVKKRLTHGREIQKTYRIKDFSEFRLNDIEAKKATLDLNSGFILETKDKKTGASGFSKWTLSGGISDMVWENKKISQLSKARNVDSYMYIEQSYELSPRLMMYDGRPKQIVETNKQQQHFYWGKAEAIEYTACGKNLQGILYYPAGYNKETKYPMIVHIYERQFQYFNDYENPSLYSSDGFNTSHFTQQGYFVLLPDMGFEIGNLADSTKKSVLAAVDIVLKKASIDPKKVGLNGHSFGGYETDLIITQTDRFATAVSGAAWTDLISSYLYVGGTFKRPDFYRAEHDQLRIGKSLFEDTESYLKNSPVLQAANVTTPLLGWTGEDDRHIHSLQSMEFYMALRRLGKTHTLLVYPEEGHNLEQRKNQKDLTKRIGQWFDYYLKNGKQQQWMKNNFK encoded by the coding sequence ATGCAGGCTATTAAATCATATAAACCCTTTGTTGCTGGTCTTACCGGTTTCATTTTTTGGTTAGTTACCTGTCCCCAATTGTGGGGACAGGATAACCAAAAGCGTTTCCTGACCAAAGAAGAATATTCCCTGTGGAGTAAACTAGTAGCACGAAAACTTTCTAATAATGGTGACTGGGCAAGTTATTTACTGTTATATGAATCCAAGAAAGACACCTTGTTTGTAAAGAGTACCAAAAACAATGTGACTTATTATTTTCCAAATGCCAAAGACGGAGAATTTAATGGGGAATCAGAGTTTGCCTGTATTGCCCGCGATACACTACTACTTCAAAATTTAAGCACTGGGAACCTTAATAAAACTCCTAATGTGTATGATTTTGCTTTTTCATCCAATGAGCATTTTTTGGCTGTACTTATAAAACAAGCCCAAGAGAAATATACACTGGAAATTAAGGACGCTACAGGTAAAGTCCAGGAGCGAATTTCCGATGTGAGTCAATGGTATTTTGAGCCCAAACATACTGGAGTTGTGTACGCCACGGCATCTGGGGAAAACCACAGTATCGGCTTTATAAATCTAGAGAATCCAATCATAAAAAAGATGATTCTCTCTGATAGCAAATCTGATTTCCAAAGCTTAATATGGAAAAACAATACTATTGCTTTTTTACAAAATACAAAAGACAATCTGTTGCTTTTACATTACAATATCAAAAAGGACAGGCTCAGAAAATTTGATCCCATAAGCCAGAAAGGCTTTCCTTTAGATATGAAAATCTCAGCGGAACTCTACAATAGTCTAATGGTATCGGATGATGGAAATCGTATTTTTTTCTGGCTTAAAGAAAATGAAGAAAGGCTTCATACTATTGACCCCGATGCCGTTCAGATATGGAATACCCAAGACAGGCTGCTCTTTGACCATAAGAAATATATTGGAGAGATTAGCCTACTGGATAAGATGGCGGTTTGGTCGCTAAAAGAAAATAAATTTTTACAAATCACAGACAGACAATTGCCTCGTGGATTTCTAACCGCTGACTATACCCATGCTCTTATTTATGATCCCATTGCTTATGAGCCACAAAATAATTTTGAGGGACCTTTTGATTTGTATATTGTTGATTTGCAAACCGGAAAAAGAAAATGCATTCTGGAGCAATATACCTCTGATCAGATACCAATTCCGTCAACTGATGGTAACTATTTGTCTTACGCAAAAGAAGGTCATTGGTGGATCTATGACATTAAAAAAGATACACATACTCACATCACTTTAGAATCGTCAGAATCTTTTTTTAAGGAAAATCAGGACATGCCTGTCGAAGCAAGTCCTTATGGGATTGGAGGCTGGACTGCGGACGGTTCAATTATTCTTTACGATAAGTATGACCTTTGGCAGATTCCTTGGGATGGCTCCGTAAAAAAAAGATTGACTCATGGAAGGGAAATACAAAAAACATATCGAATTAAGGATTTTTCCGAATTTCGATTAAATGATATTGAAGCTAAAAAAGCAACACTGGATTTGAACAGCGGTTTTATATTGGAAACAAAAGATAAAAAAACAGGTGCATCAGGTTTCAGCAAATGGACGTTAAGCGGCGGAATATCGGACATGGTATGGGAAAACAAAAAAATAAGCCAGCTCAGCAAAGCTAGGAATGTTGATTCGTATATGTACATTGAACAGAGTTATGAGTTATCACCGAGGCTTATGATGTATGACGGCCGACCAAAACAAATCGTAGAGACCAATAAACAGCAGCAACATTTCTATTGGGGTAAAGCCGAGGCGATTGAGTATACAGCCTGCGGAAAAAATTTACAAGGCATTTTATACTACCCAGCCGGATATAATAAGGAAACTAAATACCCAATGATTGTGCATATCTACGAGCGGCAGTTCCAATATTTTAATGATTATGAGAATCCTAGTCTTTATTCCAGTGATGGTTTTAACACAAGTCATTTTACCCAGCAGGGCTATTTTGTTCTGCTTCCGGATATGGGATTTGAAATAGGCAATTTAGCAGATTCAACCAAAAAAAGTGTACTGGCTGCTGTAGATATAGTCCTAAAAAAAGCTTCTATTGATCCGAAAAAAGTGGGACTCAATGGCCATTCCTTCGGAGGTTACGAAACGGACCTGATTATCACACAAACGGATCGCTTTGCCACCGCTGTTTCTGGTGCTGCATGGACGGATCTTATAAGCAGTTATTTGTATGTTGGAGGCACTTTTAAACGTCCTGACTTTTACCGAGCTGAACACGATCAGCTTCGTATCGGGAAATCTCTTTTTGAGGATACAGAAAGCTATTTAAAAAACTCTCCGGTATTGCAGGCTGCCAATGTAACTACTCCCTTATTGGGATGGACTGGTGAAGATGACAGACACATTCATTCCCTACAAAGTATGGAATTTTATATGGCACTCCGTCGATTAGGTAAAACACATACTTTACTGGTTTATCCAGAAGAAGGGCATAATTTAGAACAAAGAAAAAACCAAAAGGACCTTACCAAGCGTATCGGACAATGGTTTGATTATTACCTTAAAAATGGTAAGCAGCAACAGTGGATGAAAAATAATTTTAAATAA